TTTTCAAAGGAAATATAGGTTGGATTCAAGGTCACAGAGTACAAAACGACCCACAAGCAGTAAAACTAAGACAACACATTGATATTAGATTTAAACGAATGTTAAGATTATGGGCTCCAACGCTTCAATGGTGTATGTTGGCCAAAGGAGATATTGATGGAATTGTTCTGTACAATTCTGAAGGTGATGACTTGTATTCAGGTATCTTAATGGTTAAGGAAGCAGGGGGGCTTGTTATAGATTTTGATGGAAATAAGTTTAACGGAATGAAAGAAGAACCTTATTTAATTGCATGTCACCCAGACCACAAAGAAGAATTATTGCAAATTGTAAGAGAAGGATTGAGTTAACACCTAGAAGCAACTGACTTCATCTAACATTTTATCCACGCTTCGGAGCTTGACAGCTCCTCGGTCCGCGAGAAGCAATCGGCAGGGAAGAGAATTCAGCGGACACATCCGCCCTGACTAACCGTTTCATGGCCGGACTATTGAGAGTCCTTAAGTCGGTTGGACGTCATGGATGCAGGAACGTTATACGACAATCTCTAATTATATTTATGTGGGCTAAATGCATAGAAGCAGGGAGGACATATTAATGATTAGAACAGTTTCACTTTGTGTTATCCGAAGAGGGGAAGAACTACTGTTAGAAGAGTTTTTTGATGAGGATGTAGGCATAACTTATTATCGACCTATAGGGGGAACCGTTGAATATGGAGAAAGTAGTAAAATCACCGTAATTCGTGAAGTCAAAGAAGAAATTGATGCAGATATTTCAGAACCTTTCTTAATTGGTATTATTGGAAATATATTCAAATAACAGGATCAAATTGGGCATGAAAATGATTTTATTTATGAGGCTGAACTTATGAAT
This Paenibacillus xylanexedens DNA region includes the following protein-coding sequences:
- a CDS encoding NUDIX domain-containing protein, whose product is MIRTVSLCVIRRGEELLLEEFFDEDVGITYYRPIGGTVEYGESSKITVIREVKEEIDADISEPFLIGIIGNIFK